The following nucleotide sequence is from bacterium.
GCGCGGGCCGTCTCCAGCGCGGGGCCCATCTGCTCGGCGTTCTGCACCACGCGAATGCCCCGGCCGCCCCCGCCGCTGACCGCCTTGACGCGCACCGGGTAGCCCATCTTGTCGGCCAACTCGCGCGCCTCGCGCAGGTCGCTGATGGCGCCCTCGCTGCCGGGGATGATCGGCACGCCCGCAGCGTGCATCACGCGCCGGGCCTCCGCCTTGTCGCCCATCTGGGAGATGACGCTCGACGGTGGCCCGATGAAGGTGATCTTGCAGGCCTCGCAGGCTTCGGCGAAGCTGGGGACTTCGGAGAGATTGCCGTACCCGGGGTGGATGGCTTCGGCGCCGGTGATGACCGCCGCGCTGATGATGTTGGCGGCGTTCAGGTAGCTGTCGCGGTTGGGCGGGGGGCCGATACACACCGCTTCATCGGCGACACGCACGTGCAGCGCCTCCGCATCGGCCTCGGAGTACACGGCCACGGTGGCGATTTTCAGCTCGCGGCAGGCCTGCATGATGCGGCAGGCGATCTCGCCGCGATTGGCCACCAGGATCTTCTCAAACATGGCTTCCTCGGGGGATGTAGTGGCGCGATTCGTCGCGCCCCGGGGTGGCCTGGGCGCGATGAATCGCGCCGCTATCTGTCAGTACCGCTCGTGCCCGGCTGTCGTACACCAGACCTTGCCGGTCTGGGCGTCGTAGCTGTACGGCTTCCCGCTCACGGGGCACTTGCTGATGGAGGCCGTCACGCCCGTGTCAATGCGCGCCGGCGGCCCTTCGCCGGTGGCGGTGTCCATCTGGATGCTCTGTCGAATCTGGTTCAGATTCGACATGCACTCCACCGACTCGGCCTTCTCAATGCTCTTGGCCGGGATGCTC
It contains:
- a CDS encoding prepilin-type N-terminal cleavage/methylation domain-containing protein, which codes for MGQLIRSRKGFVLIEILVVVAIILILAGAYLGLHGKGGKNEKSIPAKSIEKAESVECMSNLNQIRQSIQMDTATGEGPPARIDTGVTASISKCPVSGKPYSYDAQTGKVWCTTAGHERY